The Lycium barbarum isolate Lr01 chromosome 12, ASM1917538v2, whole genome shotgun sequence genome includes a region encoding these proteins:
- the LOC132621493 gene encoding uridine kinase-like protein 5, giving the protein MDSQMAAALSSSVENHFSLQSNAATDTEQVVLKVPFVIGVAGGTASGKTTVCDMIISQLQNQRVVLISQEAFYHPLTAEQLEKVHDYNFDHPDAFNTELLLSCMEKLKHGRAINIPNYDFKCHRSIEPARVVNPSDVIILDGILILHDPRVRDLMNMKIFVDSDSDVRLARRIRRDTVERNRNIQYVLDQYAKYVKPGFEDFIHPTKKHADVIIPRGADNDVAINLIVEHIRTKLGQHDLCKIYSNVFVIHSTFQIRGMHTLVRNAKTTKHDFVFYADRLIRLVVEHGLGHLPFTEKQIITPTGSVYSGVVFCKRLCGVSIIRSGESMENALRACCKGIKIGKILIHGEGNSGRQLIYEKLPSDIASRHVLLLDPVLASGNSAVKAISVLLSKGVPESNIVFLNLISAPEGLHTVCNKYPRLKIVTSEIDTTLNKDLHVIPGMGEFGDRYFGTGSRVAPS; this is encoded by the exons ATGGATTCTCAAATGGCTGCTGCTTTGAGTAGCAGTGTAGAAAATCACTTCTCGCTTCAATCAAATGCAGCCACAGACACTGAACAAGTCGTGTTGAAGGTACCTTTCGTCATTG GTGTTGCTGGAGGGACTGCATCTGGCAAAACAACTGTTTGCGATATGATTATTTCACAGCTTCAGAATCAACGAGTCGTCCTAATCAGTCAA GAAGCATTTTATCATCCATTAACTGCAGAGCAGTTAGAGAAAGTACACGACTACAACTTTGATCATCCTG ATGCCTTTAATACGGAGCTTCTGCTTTCGTGTATGGAAAAATTAAAACATGGAAGAGCAATTAACATTCCTAATTATGATTTCAAGTGCCATAGGAGCATCGAACCAGCCCGTGTG GTCAATCCCTCAGATGTAATCATTTTAGATGGAATTCTTATTCTACATGATCCACGTGTACGTGATCTCATGAACATGAAGATCTTTGTTGATTCAG ACTCTGATGTGCGGCTGGCAAGGAGGATACGGCGGGATACTGTTGAGAGGAACAGAAACATCCAATACGTGCTAGATCAA TATGCAAAATATGTTAAACCTGGTTTCGAGGACTTCATTCATCCAACAAAGAAACATGCTGATGTAATTATTCCGCGAGGAGCAGATAATGATGTTGCAATCAACTTGATAGTTGAACATATTCGTACAAAGCTTGGACAGCACGATCTTTGCAAAATATATTCAAATGTATTCGTTATACATTCTACATTTCAG ATACGTGGGATGCATACGCTtgtacgaaatgcaaaaacaacCAAGCATGACTTTGTTTTTTATGCAGATCGCCTTATTCGCTTG GTTGTGGAGCATGGTCTTGGTCACCTTCCCTTTACTGAGAAGCAGATAATCACTCCTACAG GATCTGTTTATAGTGGCGTCGTTTTCTGTAAACGCTTGTGTGGAGTCTCGATCATTAGAAG TGGAGAAAGCATGGAAAATGCATTGAGGGCTTGCTGCAAGGGAATCAAAATCGGCAAAATTCTAATCCACGGGGAGGGTAACAGTGGCAGGCAG TTGATCTATGAGAAGCTACCCTCAGATATTGCAAGTCGCCATGTGTTGCTGCTTGATCCAGTACTTGCTTCAG GGAATTCTGCAGTGAAAGCTATTTCTGTGCTGCTTAGCAAAGGTGTACCAGAGTCTAATATCGTTTTCTTAAACCTTATATCA GCCCCTGAGGGACTACATACTGTATGCAACAAATATCCAAGATTGAAAATTGTGACATCAGAGATTGACACAACCCTTAACAAGGACCTGCATGTGATTCCTGGTATGGGAGAATTTGGAGATCGTTATTTTGGTACTGGTAGTCGAGTTGCTCCTTCCTAG
- the LOC132621492 gene encoding probable methyltransferase PMT9 isoform X2 has protein sequence MHVCDTRYSELIPCLDRNLIYQLRLRLNLTLMEHYERHCPPPHRRYNCLIPPPAGYKIPIRWPASRDQVWKANIPHTHLAQEKSDQNWMVVDGDKIKFPGGGTHFHYGADIYIEAIAGMLKVPGEKLSNGGNIRNVLDVGCGVASFGAYLLSHDIIAMSLAPNDVHENQIQFALERGIPSTLGVLGTKRLPYPSRSFELAHCSRCRIDWLQRDGILLLELDRLLRPGGYFVYSSPEAYAHDAENRKIWNAMYDLLRRMCWRVVSRRDQTVIWAKPLSNSCYMKRSPGTQPPLCMSGDEPDEAWNVPMKACITPYSPKVHKEKGTRLEPWPKRLTAPPPRLEEIGVTLDEFHKDTSVWHDRVVDYWKQMKSVIQKNSFRNVMDMNSNLGGFAAALKDKDIWVMNVVSVNMSSRLKIIYDRGLIGTVHDWCESFSTYPRTYDLLHAWMILSEIQDRGCSIEDLLIEMDRIIRPEGFIVIRDKPHIINSVRKFLTALKWDGWSSEVEPRTDALSSIEERILIIRKKFWKEEFTI, from the exons ATGCAT GTTTGTGATACAAGGTACTCGGAGTTGATACCTTGCCTCGACAGAAATTTGATATACCAGTTGAGGTTGAGGCTTAATTTGACTCTTATGGAACATTATGAGAGGCATTGTCCACCTCCTCATCGTCGTTATAACTGTCTGATCCCCCCTCCAGCTGGTTACAAG ATCCCAATTAGATGGCCAGCTAGTAGAGACCAAGTGTGGAAAGCAAACATACCCCATACACATCTTGCACAGGAAAAGTCTGACCAAAACTGGATGGTTGTCGATGGTGACAAAATAAAATTCCCTGGTGGAGGAACACATTTTCATTATGGAGCTGACATATACATTGAAGCAATTGCAGGG ATGCTCAAAGTGCCCGGCGAAAAACTCAGCAATGGCGGAAACATAAGAAATGTTCTTGACGTTGGCTGTGGTGTTGCGAGCTTTGGGGCATATCTTCTTTCCCATGATATTATAGCTATGTCGCTTGCTCCTAATGATGTGCATGAGAATCAAATACAGTTTGCATTGGAAAGGGGAATCCCATCTACGCTAGGAGTCTTGGGCACTAAAAGACTACCTTATCCTAGCAGATCGTTTGAGTTGGCACATTGTTCACGCTGTAGAATTGATTGGCTCCAAAGAGACGGAATTCTTCTGTTGGAACTTGACAGATTGCTTAGACCAGGTGGTTATTTTGTGTACTCTTCACCTGAAGCTTATGCGCATGATGCTGAGAATCGAAAAATTTGGAATGCTATGTATGATCTATTAAGAAGAatgtgttggagagttgtttcaAGGAGAGACCAAACTGTGATATGGGCTAAACCTCTGAGTAACAGCTGTTATATGAAGAGAAGTCCCGGGACCCAACCTCCCTTGTGCATGTCTGGTGATGAGCCTGATGAAGCTTGGAATGTACCCATGAAAGCTTGCATTACTCCTTACTCACCGA AGGTGCATAAGGAAAAAGGGACTCGGTTAGAACCTTGGCCAAAGAGGCTTACGGCTCCACCACCTcgcttggaggaaattggtgtcACTTTGGATGAATTCCATAAAGACACT AGTGTATGGCATGACAGAGTGGTTGACTATTGGAAGCAGATGAAGTCTGTTATCCAAAAGAACTCGTTTAGGAATGTGATGGACATGAACTCAAACCTCGGTGGGTTTGCAGCTGCACTAAAGGATAAGGACATTTGGGTGATGAATGTTGTTTCTGTTAATATGTCATCAAGATTGAAAATAATTTATGATCGAGGCTTAATTGGGACAGTTCATGACTG GTGTGAATCATTTTCAACATATCCACGCACATATGACCTACTTCATGCGTGGATGATCCTCTCGGAGATACAAGATCGAGGCTGCAGCATCGAGGATCTACTTATTGAGATGGACCGCATTATAAGGCCAGAAGGATTCATCGTTATAAGGGACAAGCCTCATATAATAAACTCTGTAAGAAAATTCTTGACTGCATTAAAATGGGATGGATGGTCATCAGAGGTAGAACCACGGACTGATGCTCTCTCCTCGATCGAAGAAAGAATTTTGATCATAAGAAAGAAATTTTGGAAGGAGGAATTTACAATTTAG
- the LOC132621492 gene encoding probable methyltransferase PMT9 isoform X1, with protein MKQKKELPHRPKLLKYVIFGMIVFLGLVCLYNCSFIAPGLPKARGPLAVDDGSDPVTKISYHRRVDMDMEDQELELPKSIPVCDTRYSELIPCLDRNLIYQLRLRLNLTLMEHYERHCPPPHRRYNCLIPPPAGYKIPIRWPASRDQVWKANIPHTHLAQEKSDQNWMVVDGDKIKFPGGGTHFHYGADIYIEAIAGMLKVPGEKLSNGGNIRNVLDVGCGVASFGAYLLSHDIIAMSLAPNDVHENQIQFALERGIPSTLGVLGTKRLPYPSRSFELAHCSRCRIDWLQRDGILLLELDRLLRPGGYFVYSSPEAYAHDAENRKIWNAMYDLLRRMCWRVVSRRDQTVIWAKPLSNSCYMKRSPGTQPPLCMSGDEPDEAWNVPMKACITPYSPKVHKEKGTRLEPWPKRLTAPPPRLEEIGVTLDEFHKDTSVWHDRVVDYWKQMKSVIQKNSFRNVMDMNSNLGGFAAALKDKDIWVMNVVSVNMSSRLKIIYDRGLIGTVHDWCESFSTYPRTYDLLHAWMILSEIQDRGCSIEDLLIEMDRIIRPEGFIVIRDKPHIINSVRKFLTALKWDGWSSEVEPRTDALSSIEERILIIRKKFWKEEFTI; from the exons ATGAAGCAAAAAAAGGAGTTACCTCATAGACCCAAGTTGTTAAAATATGTTATATTTGGGATGATTGTGTTCTTGGGTTTGGTTTGTCTTTATAACTGTTCATTTATTGCTCCTGGTCTTCCTAAAGCACGTGGTCCTTTGGCTGTTGATGATGGTTCTGATCCAGTTACTAAGATTTCTTACCATAGGCGCGTGGATATGGATATGGAAGATCAAGAACTTGAACTTCCTAAAAGTATTCCT GTTTGTGATACAAGGTACTCGGAGTTGATACCTTGCCTCGACAGAAATTTGATATACCAGTTGAGGTTGAGGCTTAATTTGACTCTTATGGAACATTATGAGAGGCATTGTCCACCTCCTCATCGTCGTTATAACTGTCTGATCCCCCCTCCAGCTGGTTACAAG ATCCCAATTAGATGGCCAGCTAGTAGAGACCAAGTGTGGAAAGCAAACATACCCCATACACATCTTGCACAGGAAAAGTCTGACCAAAACTGGATGGTTGTCGATGGTGACAAAATAAAATTCCCTGGTGGAGGAACACATTTTCATTATGGAGCTGACATATACATTGAAGCAATTGCAGGG ATGCTCAAAGTGCCCGGCGAAAAACTCAGCAATGGCGGAAACATAAGAAATGTTCTTGACGTTGGCTGTGGTGTTGCGAGCTTTGGGGCATATCTTCTTTCCCATGATATTATAGCTATGTCGCTTGCTCCTAATGATGTGCATGAGAATCAAATACAGTTTGCATTGGAAAGGGGAATCCCATCTACGCTAGGAGTCTTGGGCACTAAAAGACTACCTTATCCTAGCAGATCGTTTGAGTTGGCACATTGTTCACGCTGTAGAATTGATTGGCTCCAAAGAGACGGAATTCTTCTGTTGGAACTTGACAGATTGCTTAGACCAGGTGGTTATTTTGTGTACTCTTCACCTGAAGCTTATGCGCATGATGCTGAGAATCGAAAAATTTGGAATGCTATGTATGATCTATTAAGAAGAatgtgttggagagttgtttcaAGGAGAGACCAAACTGTGATATGGGCTAAACCTCTGAGTAACAGCTGTTATATGAAGAGAAGTCCCGGGACCCAACCTCCCTTGTGCATGTCTGGTGATGAGCCTGATGAAGCTTGGAATGTACCCATGAAAGCTTGCATTACTCCTTACTCACCGA AGGTGCATAAGGAAAAAGGGACTCGGTTAGAACCTTGGCCAAAGAGGCTTACGGCTCCACCACCTcgcttggaggaaattggtgtcACTTTGGATGAATTCCATAAAGACACT AGTGTATGGCATGACAGAGTGGTTGACTATTGGAAGCAGATGAAGTCTGTTATCCAAAAGAACTCGTTTAGGAATGTGATGGACATGAACTCAAACCTCGGTGGGTTTGCAGCTGCACTAAAGGATAAGGACATTTGGGTGATGAATGTTGTTTCTGTTAATATGTCATCAAGATTGAAAATAATTTATGATCGAGGCTTAATTGGGACAGTTCATGACTG GTGTGAATCATTTTCAACATATCCACGCACATATGACCTACTTCATGCGTGGATGATCCTCTCGGAGATACAAGATCGAGGCTGCAGCATCGAGGATCTACTTATTGAGATGGACCGCATTATAAGGCCAGAAGGATTCATCGTTATAAGGGACAAGCCTCATATAATAAACTCTGTAAGAAAATTCTTGACTGCATTAAAATGGGATGGATGGTCATCAGAGGTAGAACCACGGACTGATGCTCTCTCCTCGATCGAAGAAAGAATTTTGATCATAAGAAAGAAATTTTGGAAGGAGGAATTTACAATTTAG
- the LOC132621715 gene encoding uncharacterized protein LOC132621715 isoform X2 — MGRVASTECNREGPDYFGLFASEVAELISQDEDFLLISDQIFEKSGEVNGAVKEKNSSMHSYIAKEFRYTDGSASLFSDCFGSHVSDFGKERLKLLLRQSIVPLSREVDEILDPVFSVCQLRSCLRYKESLLAVPGAVSDSDQGNHPRKKLKASPSSDLEREDLNISPSRGDMSNGVKKVEAEQVKESFAKKEQNEVGSNAGATPGDLDVPNDLLFLLQNDSTKVESVMKKHCDELLATLGYMEEKLEELLDIVMSNCRLMTSPEKRHLRQLIQELPPGNLDRVVEMLCRGKQVEKHSCSEDKATLWRVYFYVETVENAKRLREV; from the exons ATGGGTAGGGTTGCTTCGACTGAATGCAACAGAGAAGGACCAGATTACTTTGGGCTTTTTGCATCTGAGGTGGCGGAGTTAATTTCTCAGGATGAAGATTTTCTGCTAATTTCGGATCAGATATTTGAGAAATCTGGGGAAGTAAATGGTGCTGTCAAAGAAAAGAATAGTAGTATGCATAGCTATATTGCCAAAGAGTTTAGATACACCGATGGTTCTGCTTCCTTATTTTCTGATTGTTTTGGATCTCATGTTTCGGATTTTGGAAAGGAAAGATTGAAGTTGTTGCTTCGGCAAAGTATTGTTCCCCTTTCACGGGAAGTGGACGAG ATTCTGGATCCTGTATTTTCCGTATGCCAGTTACGGTCATGCCTAAGGTACAAAGAAAGTTTATTAGCTGTACCTGGTGCTGTATCTGACTCTGATCAAGGGAACCATCCTCGGAAGAAGCTCAAGGCATCCCCTTCCTCA GATTTAGAACGAGAGGACTTGAATATCTCTCCATCTAGAGGAGATATGTCGAATGGTGTTAAAAAAGTCGAAGCTGAACAGGTAAAAGAATCGTTTGCAAAGAAGGAGCAAAATGAAGTGGGTTCAAATGCTGGAGCAACTCCTGGAGACCTGGAT GTCCCCAATGATTTGCTGTTTTTGCTACAAAATGATAGCACAAAGGTTGAGAGTGTGATGAAGAAGCATTGTGATGAGCTTTTAGCGACG CTTGGGTACATGGAGGAGAAGCTTGAAGAACTTCTTGATATAGTTATGTCGAATTGCAG GTTAATGACCTCACCTGAGAAACGCCACCTTCGGCAGTTGATACAAGAACTTCCACCTGGGAATCTTGATCGTGTTGTCGAGATGTTATGCCGTGGTAAGCAAGTTGAGAAACATTCTTGCAGTGAG GACAAAGCAACACTTTGGAGAGTGTATTTCTATGTTGAAACAGTTGAAAATGCTAAGAGGCTTCGCGAGGTGTAA
- the LOC132621715 gene encoding uncharacterized protein LOC132621715 isoform X1 — protein MGRVASTECNREGPDYFGLFASEVAELISQDEDFLLISDQIFEKSGEVNGAVKEKNSSMHSYIAKEFRYTDGSASLFSDCFGSHVSDFGKERLKLLLRQSIVPLSREVDEILDPVFSVCQLRSCLRYKESLLAVPGAVSDSDQGNHPRKKLKASPSSDLEREDLNISPSRGDMSNGVKKVEAEQVKESFAKKEQNEVGSNAGATPGDLDVPNDLLFLLQNDSTKVESVMKKHCDELLATLGYMEEKLEELLDIVMSNCRLMTSPEKRHLRQLIQELPPGNLDRVVEMLCRGKQVEKHSCSEVRVDLENEDKATLWRVYFYVETVENAKRLREV, from the exons ATGGGTAGGGTTGCTTCGACTGAATGCAACAGAGAAGGACCAGATTACTTTGGGCTTTTTGCATCTGAGGTGGCGGAGTTAATTTCTCAGGATGAAGATTTTCTGCTAATTTCGGATCAGATATTTGAGAAATCTGGGGAAGTAAATGGTGCTGTCAAAGAAAAGAATAGTAGTATGCATAGCTATATTGCCAAAGAGTTTAGATACACCGATGGTTCTGCTTCCTTATTTTCTGATTGTTTTGGATCTCATGTTTCGGATTTTGGAAAGGAAAGATTGAAGTTGTTGCTTCGGCAAAGTATTGTTCCCCTTTCACGGGAAGTGGACGAG ATTCTGGATCCTGTATTTTCCGTATGCCAGTTACGGTCATGCCTAAGGTACAAAGAAAGTTTATTAGCTGTACCTGGTGCTGTATCTGACTCTGATCAAGGGAACCATCCTCGGAAGAAGCTCAAGGCATCCCCTTCCTCA GATTTAGAACGAGAGGACTTGAATATCTCTCCATCTAGAGGAGATATGTCGAATGGTGTTAAAAAAGTCGAAGCTGAACAGGTAAAAGAATCGTTTGCAAAGAAGGAGCAAAATGAAGTGGGTTCAAATGCTGGAGCAACTCCTGGAGACCTGGAT GTCCCCAATGATTTGCTGTTTTTGCTACAAAATGATAGCACAAAGGTTGAGAGTGTGATGAAGAAGCATTGTGATGAGCTTTTAGCGACG CTTGGGTACATGGAGGAGAAGCTTGAAGAACTTCTTGATATAGTTATGTCGAATTGCAG GTTAATGACCTCACCTGAGAAACGCCACCTTCGGCAGTTGATACAAGAACTTCCACCTGGGAATCTTGATCGTGTTGTCGAGATGTTATGCCGTGGTAAGCAAGTTGAGAAACATTCTTGCAGTGAGGTGCGTGTTGATTTAGAAAACGAG GACAAAGCAACACTTTGGAGAGTGTATTTCTATGTTGAAACAGTTGAAAATGCTAAGAGGCTTCGCGAGGTGTAA